The following are encoded in a window of Clostridium thermarum genomic DNA:
- a CDS encoding GNAT family N-acetyltransferase, producing MITLIEEMSFNAVPSLETLFYDGWIIRLSKGYTKRANSVNPLYPSTLDINSKIDKCENLFHHKNLPIIFKLTSGDFHQGLDSTLKEKGYTSIEPTSVRVLDIRNIPSPTINSIKISSSLEDRWLMDYCRFSDISPQHMYIVKTTLASIIPEKYFITLMDKDIPVACGMGVLENNYIGLFNLVVDKRFREKGYGQQLLLNLLNLGRDKGAQYSYLQVMIRNIPAVHLYNKFGFKEKYRYWYRVKL from the coding sequence ATGATAACACTTATAGAAGAGATGTCCTTTAATGCTGTTCCTTCGCTAGAAACCCTGTTTTATGATGGCTGGATAATCCGTCTTTCCAAAGGCTATACCAAAAGAGCTAATTCAGTTAATCCACTTTATCCCTCTACTCTTGATATCAATTCAAAAATAGATAAATGTGAAAATCTATTCCATCATAAAAATCTGCCCATAATATTTAAGCTTACCTCAGGAGACTTCCATCAAGGCTTAGATAGCACATTAAAGGAAAAGGGCTATACTTCTATAGAACCTACCAGTGTCCGAGTGCTGGATATAAGAAATATTCCATCTCCAACTATTAACAGCATAAAAATATCTTCATCTCTGGAAGACAGATGGTTAATGGATTATTGCAGATTCAGTGACATAAGTCCCCAACATATGTATATTGTAAAGACAACTCTTGCCTCAATAATACCCGAAAAGTATTTTATCACTCTTATGGACAAAGATATACCCGTTGCCTGCGGTATGGGTGTATTAGAAAACAACTATATAGGCTTGTTTAACTTAGTTGTGGACAAGCGGTTTAGAGAAAAAGGCTATGGTCAGCAATTGCTTCTTAACCTATTGAACTTAGGAAGAGACAAAGGTGCCCAATACTCTTATCTTCAGGTCATGATTAGAAACATTCCCGCTGTTCATCTATATAATAAGTTTGGCTTTAAAGAAAAATATAGATATTGGTATAGGGTAAAACTATAA